Proteins from one Hydrogenivirga caldilitoris genomic window:
- the atpB gene encoding F0F1 ATP synthase subunit A — protein MEGVSLNHVILGLVAMGISLTLILLGGKPSIKPTKYQALLEGYLRFVRGMLKDNIGDEGLRYTPLIAAMGLFIFFSNLLGMVPGLDAPTGNMNTNLAMALTVFLFYNFEGIRVNGLAYFKHFLGPIKFLAPFFVVVEIISHIARPITLSLRLFANMKGGAILLLALVGIAIKNPLTMAVSPVALVFIVAIKFLAIFIQTYVFMILSVVYLAGAVAHEEH, from the coding sequence ATGGAAGGGGTAAGCCTGAATCACGTGATACTTGGTCTCGTTGCAATGGGAATATCCCTAACCCTCATACTTCTGGGTGGTAAGCCCTCCATAAAGCCGACAAAGTATCAGGCTCTCCTTGAGGGCTATCTAAGATTCGTAAGGGGGATGCTGAAAGACAACATAGGGGATGAAGGGCTAAGGTACACACCGCTCATAGCCGCTATGGGATTATTTATCTTCTTCTCAAACCTTTTGGGAATGGTGCCCGGACTTGATGCGCCAACGGGAAATATGAATACGAACCTGGCTATGGCTCTGACAGTGTTTCTATTTTATAACTTTGAAGGTATAAGGGTTAACGGTCTGGCTTACTTCAAACACTTTCTTGGACCCATAAAGTTTTTAGCACCTTTTTTCGTTGTAGTGGAGATAATATCCCACATAGCAAGACCTATAACCCTGTCCTTGAGGTTGTTCGCAAACATGAAAGGTGGTGCTATACTCCTCTTAGCCCTGGTTGGTATAGCCATTAAGAATCCCCTTACGATGGCTGTATCTCCGGTAGCCTTGGTATTTATAGTAGCGATAAAGTTCTTGGCCATATTTATACAGACCTATGTCTTTATGATTCTTTCCGTAGTTTATTTGGCAGGAGCTGTAGCCCACGAGGAGCACTGA
- the ppa gene encoding inorganic diphosphatase: MGLKDIPAGKNPPEDIYVVVEIPQGSGIKYEVDKETGAVFVDRFLFTAMYYPFNYGFIPQTLADDGDPVDVLVISREPVVPGSVIRCRPVGMLEMRDEEGVDTKLIAVPHSKLDPTYENVKTVDDLPQVLRDKIKHFFEHYKELEPGKWVKVESFKGIQSAIEEIKKGIDNYKAKK, from the coding sequence ATGGGACTGAAGGATATCCCTGCAGGCAAAAACCCTCCCGAGGACATATACGTGGTCGTTGAGATACCCCAGGGAAGCGGTATAAAGTACGAGGTGGATAAGGAGACGGGTGCAGTCTTCGTTGACAGGTTTCTCTTCACCGCCATGTACTATCCCTTTAACTACGGTTTCATTCCCCAGACCCTTGCAGACGATGGGGACCCGGTTGATGTCTTGGTAATATCAAGGGAGCCTGTTGTCCCTGGCTCAGTTATAAGGTGCAGACCTGTAGGTATGCTTGAGATGCGGGACGAGGAAGGTGTGGACACCAAGCTTATAGCCGTACCCCACTCAAAGCTTGACCCGACGTACGAAAACGTGAAGACCGTTGATGACCTTCCTCAGGTTCTCCGAGACAAGATAAAACACTTCTTTGAACACTATAAGGAGCTTGAACCCGGCAAGTGGGTTAAGGTGGAAAGTTTCAAGGGAATCCAGAGCGCCATAGAAGAGATCAAGAAAGGTATAGATAACTATAAGGCGAAGAAATGA
- a CDS encoding universal stress protein: MRIVLILTDGAPECKKALDMLARYEELFSAEVSVFVVLEDLYRLEKASVSLGVPLPPDTVKNAKERVRNKVTHTWKHVKGSEEAKIIIESVAGDLQEEVPKFVKDKKPDMVLWGCQPTPLMCRIIDELDIPSVIIK, encoded by the coding sequence ATGAGAATAGTATTAATTCTTACAGATGGGGCACCAGAGTGTAAAAAGGCTCTTGATATGCTTGCGAGGTATGAAGAGTTATTTTCTGCCGAAGTGAGCGTTTTTGTCGTCCTTGAAGACTTATATAGACTTGAGAAGGCAAGTGTCTCCCTTGGAGTACCTCTACCCCCAGACACGGTTAAGAACGCGAAGGAAAGAGTAAGGAATAAAGTAACCCACACCTGGAAACACGTAAAAGGTAGTGAGGAAGCAAAGATTATCATAGAGAGTGTTGCGGGTGACTTACAGGAGGAAGTGCCAAAGTTTGTGAAAGACAAGAAGCCCGATATGGTCCTATGGGGCTGTCAGCCAACTCCGTTAATGTGTAGAATTATTGATGAGTTAGATATTCCATCTGTGATAATAAAGTAA
- the rseP gene encoding RIP metalloprotease RseP, whose translation METLLAFLVLVGFLIWFHELGHFLMAKLFGVKVEVFSVGFGPPILAKRFGETLYQIAVIPLGGYVKLYGEEEKVEDKRAFSAKPNWQKILIAFGGPFFNIILTIALFTVVFWVGVDVPKYMKEPALVGYVEENSWAQSSGIKQGDKIIQIGSVKIEKWEDIRRAIVENALGKKEELIIVVERDGKTLTLTAKAPEIETGQESLGINPHIPPVIGRVFDELPGIGPSPAKQIGLKEGDRILKVNGIPVNSWYQAVKLIRESNGNSIKLTVERDGKILTKEVIPAMHPQTKQPVLGIAPHMESLKEAHPLGESLSLAITRTKELVVLTFKVLGGLVTGAISVKTLGGPIAIAQFAGQAAESGIIPYLSSMAFISLQLGIFNLLPLPVLDGGLILLFLIETLRRKPLPEKFKEYWQKVGFALIISLMAFVVINDILRLIMR comes from the coding sequence ATGGAAACCTTACTTGCCTTTTTAGTCTTAGTTGGATTCCTTATATGGTTTCATGAGCTTGGCCACTTTCTGATGGCTAAGCTGTTCGGTGTTAAAGTTGAAGTCTTCTCCGTTGGTTTCGGACCACCTATACTTGCCAAAAGGTTTGGAGAAACCCTTTATCAGATAGCGGTTATACCTCTTGGTGGTTATGTAAAGCTCTACGGTGAAGAGGAAAAGGTTGAAGATAAAAGGGCATTCTCCGCAAAACCCAACTGGCAGAAGATACTCATAGCCTTTGGAGGTCCCTTCTTCAACATAATACTTACTATAGCCCTGTTCACGGTTGTATTCTGGGTTGGGGTTGACGTACCTAAGTACATGAAAGAGCCGGCACTGGTAGGTTACGTTGAGGAGAACTCATGGGCGCAAAGTTCGGGTATAAAACAGGGAGACAAGATAATCCAGATAGGAAGTGTAAAGATTGAAAAGTGGGAGGACATAAGGAGAGCCATAGTAGAGAACGCCCTTGGGAAGAAAGAAGAGCTAATAATTGTAGTTGAGAGAGACGGTAAAACTCTTACCCTAACGGCAAAGGCGCCAGAGATTGAAACTGGACAGGAGAGTCTTGGTATAAACCCACACATTCCACCGGTGATAGGCAGGGTGTTTGATGAACTACCGGGGATAGGACCTTCTCCTGCCAAGCAGATAGGACTAAAGGAGGGGGACAGAATCTTAAAGGTTAACGGTATACCTGTAAATAGCTGGTATCAGGCTGTTAAGCTCATAAGAGAAAGCAACGGAAACTCAATAAAACTCACGGTGGAAAGGGACGGAAAGATACTAACTAAAGAGGTTATACCTGCTATGCATCCCCAGACAAAGCAACCCGTTTTGGGGATAGCTCCCCATATGGAGAGTTTAAAGGAAGCTCACCCTTTAGGTGAATCCCTCAGTCTGGCTATTACAAGAACCAAAGAGCTTGTAGTGTTAACCTTCAAAGTTCTTGGAGGTCTCGTTACCGGAGCTATATCTGTAAAGACCCTTGGGGGTCCCATAGCTATAGCCCAGTTTGCAGGGCAGGCTGCCGAAAGCGGAATAATCCCCTACCTATCGTCAATGGCTTTCATATCCCTACAGTTGGGGATATTCAACCTCCTACCCCTTCCGGTCTTAGACGGAGGGTTGATACTCCTGTTCCTCATAGAAACGTTGAGGAGAAAGCCCCTGCCAGAAAAGTTCAAGGAGTATTGGCAGAAGGTAGGATTTGCTTTGATAATATCTCTTATGGCATTCGTTGTTATAAACGATATACTACGTTTGATTATGAGATGA
- a CDS encoding SDR family oxidoreductase, translating to MRVFVTGGTGFVGRYVVRYLMERGHKVVLGVRSPEKARALFGDKAEVYSVDFSDKASLREVLSLSKIEAVVHLIGILFENKRRGLTFEKVHYLYSLNLYQTMKELGIERAVHMSALGTHDEAPSRYHQTKRWAEKHLMESGIRYTIFRPSLILGPEQKLFYDMDSITRVIPIVALPGGGNYRFQPVDVRDVAQCFVASLEKPETENSIYELCGTKQVSFRELLQDIFSRWNRRVLMVPLPKFLMYYMGKVVELFVQPPPFSSDQILMMWKDNVCGILGDAQSDGVQKVLEKEPVPYEESLSWALEEYKKIISS from the coding sequence ATGAGAGTATTTGTAACAGGGGGAACGGGTTTCGTAGGTAGGTATGTGGTCAGGTATCTGATGGAGAGAGGGCATAAGGTTGTCCTGGGTGTAAGGAGTCCAGAAAAGGCAAGGGCTCTCTTCGGTGATAAGGCTGAAGTGTACAGCGTTGACTTCTCCGATAAAGCTTCTCTGAGAGAAGTCCTGAGCCTTTCAAAGATAGAGGCAGTGGTTCATCTTATAGGGATACTTTTTGAAAACAAGAGAAGGGGTTTAACCTTTGAAAAGGTGCATTACCTTTACTCCTTAAACCTTTACCAGACCATGAAAGAGCTTGGCATAGAGAGAGCCGTTCATATGAGTGCTTTGGGAACTCATGATGAAGCACCCTCTCGTTACCACCAGACTAAGAGGTGGGCTGAAAAGCACCTCATGGAGAGCGGGATTAGATACACAATCTTTAGACCGTCTTTGATACTTGGACCTGAACAGAAGCTCTTTTATGACATGGACAGCATAACCAGAGTGATCCCCATAGTTGCGTTGCCTGGGGGAGGCAACTACAGATTCCAACCAGTTGATGTGAGAGATGTAGCACAGTGTTTCGTTGCTTCCCTTGAGAAGCCGGAAACGGAAAACAGTATATACGAACTGTGTGGAACGAAGCAGGTTAGCTTTAGGGAACTTCTACAAGATATATTCTCCCGCTGGAACAGAAGGGTTCTTATGGTTCCACTGCCCAAGTTTTTGATGTACTATATGGGAAAGGTTGTTGAGCTCTTCGTTCAGCCACCGCCCTTTTCCTCAGACCAGATACTCATGATGTGGAAAGACAACGTGTGTGGAATTCTGGGAGATGCCCAGTCAGATGGGGTCCAGAAGGTGCTTGAAAAGGAACCGGTGCCCTATGAGGAATCCCTATCCTGGGCTCTTGAGGAGTATAAAAAAATTATCTCTTCTTGA
- a CDS encoding secondary thiamine-phosphate synthase enzyme YjbQ, with product MTEVFKVRTTKHTSIVNITQQVKDAVKRSGVREGICIVYVPHTTACVLINEGADPDVVKDMVYMLERIVPWNDPNYEHGEGNSAAHIRSAIIGNSRVIPIIDGGLTLGTWEAIFLAEFDGPRERKVVLKIIKEE from the coding sequence ATGACGGAAGTATTCAAAGTTAGGACAACCAAACATACCAGCATAGTTAACATAACCCAGCAGGTCAAAGATGCGGTGAAGCGTTCAGGGGTAAGGGAAGGTATATGTATAGTTTACGTTCCCCACACAACAGCCTGCGTCCTCATAAACGAAGGGGCAGACCCTGACGTGGTCAAAGACATGGTCTACATGTTAGAAAGGATAGTCCCATGGAACGACCCCAACTATGAACACGGTGAGGGAAACTCGGCTGCTCACATAAGGAGTGCGATAATAGGCAATTCAAGGGTGATACCAATAATTGATGGAGGCTTGACGCTGGGTACATGGGAGGCTATATTCCTTGCAGAATTTGACGGTCCCCGTGAGAGAAAGGTTGTTCTCAAAATAATCAAGGAGGAGTAA
- the hisIE gene encoding bifunctional phosphoribosyl-AMP cyclohydrolase/phosphoribosyl-ATP diphosphatase HisIE, which produces MLKLNFNEEGLIPVIAQDYRTGEVRMLAWANEEAVRKTLETGYAHYYSRSRKELWKKGESSGELQRVLEIRVDCDEDALIYIVEQEKNRACHTGERNCFFRNIQGERIEKPLPFEALPRLQEIIQRRLEEKPEGSYTVKLASEGLDKVIQKFGEEAVETLIALKNREKGEILYETADMLYMLSLALTLNDIDVKEVMEELIKRMK; this is translated from the coding sequence ATGCTTAAGCTCAACTTTAACGAGGAAGGTCTTATACCCGTGATAGCCCAGGACTACAGAACCGGAGAGGTACGTATGCTTGCCTGGGCAAACGAGGAGGCGGTCAGGAAAACCCTTGAAACAGGCTACGCCCATTACTATTCAAGGAGCAGAAAGGAGTTGTGGAAGAAGGGTGAGAGTTCCGGGGAGCTCCAAAGGGTATTGGAAATAAGGGTTGATTGTGATGAGGATGCTCTTATATACATAGTAGAGCAGGAAAAGAACAGGGCGTGCCACACCGGTGAAAGGAACTGCTTTTTTAGGAACATTCAAGGTGAAAGGATAGAAAAACCCCTCCCCTTTGAGGCGCTTCCAAGGTTGCAGGAGATTATCCAGAGGCGCCTTGAGGAGAAGCCCGAAGGTTCATACACGGTTAAGCTAGCCAGCGAAGGACTGGACAAAGTCATTCAAAAATTTGGTGAAGAGGCTGTGGAAACTCTGATAGCCCTGAAAAACCGTGAGAAAGGGGAGATACTTTATGAGACGGCGGATATGCTTTACATGCTCTCCTTGGCTCTTACCCTCAACGATATAGATGTGAAGGAAGTAATGGAAGAGCTTATAAAAAGGATGAAGTGA
- a CDS encoding 3'-5' exonuclease: MDSTFVVIDLETTGFDVKHAEVIDIGAVRVEGGIITDTFSSLIDPGFFIPERIKELTGITNAMVVGSPKMRDVLPEFMEFVGDGIVVGHHVTQDIKFIDKYTRLYMKERFKRPYICTLELSRKLLTSLPKHSLKDVADYFGIDYSRLHRALDDAVITAHVFMELLNLLWSNYGIGDYFSIKKLAKTGRF, from the coding sequence TTGGACAGTACCTTTGTTGTTATAGACCTTGAAACCACAGGGTTTGATGTTAAACACGCCGAGGTTATAGATATAGGTGCTGTCAGGGTGGAAGGGGGAATTATAACGGATACCTTCTCAAGCCTGATAGACCCAGGATTCTTCATACCTGAAAGGATAAAGGAGCTTACCGGTATAACAAACGCGATGGTTGTTGGAAGTCCAAAGATGAGAGACGTACTTCCAGAATTTATGGAATTTGTTGGTGACGGCATTGTAGTTGGGCACCATGTTACTCAAGACATAAAATTCATAGACAAGTACACCCGCCTTTACATGAAGGAGAGGTTCAAAAGACCTTATATATGCACCCTTGAGTTATCAAGGAAACTCCTTACCTCACTACCAAAGCATTCTCTGAAGGACGTTGCAGACTACTTTGGTATTGACTACTCCCGCCTACACAGGGCTCTGGACGACGCTGTAATTACCGCTCACGTGTTTATGGAGCTTTTAAATCTCCTCTGGAGCAATTACGGAATAGGAGATTACTTCTCCATAAAGAAGTTGGCAAAGACAGGCAGGTTTTAA
- the yidC gene encoding membrane protein insertase YidC, translated as MPQQQGPDPKRIFIAMTLIAFFLLGYELFSSYFLRPAPQQTPPPQQEQTAKEVKKTEPEEKASAPQLMLGTTREKKKPVKTLKYDVGSFSIEVSPEGGRIVSFVDKQFGFDLITEAEKKLNVYPLEVYTGNPDIDYDLNFGEYKIEKREDKLILTFKKGGKELTKELEFKDFYVKLTVKSNLNRKVYVLVGTHPFEASFYTHEGPVLKLGGEVLRIDKDDIKAREFIEGNIEFAGEESRYFFKGFKGKISHVVINKVSYKPEGEEKEKEITFTYVGYDEPLTLYMGAKYYSRLRELELSDLLDWGMLKVAVKPLFIFMYWVYEHTGSWVLSIVILTFLLRLVFFPLNYKSTTSMMKLQEAAPQLEKIKKKYKDDPVKMQQEMMKLYSEIGFNPMSGCLPILVQIPVFFALYKVLIITVDLKLSGMLWIHSLADKDPFYILPVIMGLTMILQQKFTPNPDPKQNLIMYISAVAFTFLFANFPSGLVLYWTVNNILNIGQNYLIKNVILKKR; from the coding sequence ATGCCGCAACAGCAGGGTCCAGACCCTAAGAGAATCTTTATAGCCATGACCCTTATAGCCTTTTTCCTTTTAGGCTATGAACTTTTCTCCTCTTACTTCCTAAGACCCGCCCCTCAACAAACGCCTCCACCTCAACAAGAGCAAACAGCAAAGGAGGTTAAGAAAACTGAGCCCGAAGAAAAAGCCTCCGCACCACAGCTTATGCTTGGAACAACCAGGGAGAAGAAGAAACCTGTAAAGACACTAAAATACGATGTAGGAAGTTTCAGCATAGAGGTTTCTCCCGAAGGAGGGAGAATTGTAAGCTTTGTGGACAAGCAGTTCGGTTTTGACCTGATAACTGAAGCTGAGAAGAAGCTCAATGTGTACCCCCTTGAGGTTTATACTGGAAACCCTGATATTGACTACGACCTTAACTTCGGAGAATACAAAATAGAAAAAAGAGAGGATAAACTCATACTCACCTTCAAAAAAGGGGGAAAGGAGCTAACAAAGGAGCTTGAATTCAAAGACTTTTACGTAAAGCTTACAGTCAAAAGCAACCTGAATAGGAAGGTCTATGTCCTTGTGGGCACCCATCCCTTTGAGGCTTCCTTTTACACCCATGAGGGTCCGGTTTTAAAACTTGGTGGTGAGGTCCTCAGGATTGACAAGGATGACATAAAGGCAAGAGAGTTTATAGAGGGAAATATTGAGTTTGCAGGTGAGGAGAGCAGATACTTCTTTAAGGGTTTCAAGGGAAAGATAAGCCACGTTGTGATAAACAAGGTGAGCTACAAACCTGAGGGTGAGGAGAAGGAAAAGGAGATAACCTTCACATACGTTGGATACGACGAACCTCTAACACTCTATATGGGAGCAAAGTATTACTCCCGTCTTAGGGAGCTGGAACTATCAGACCTGCTGGACTGGGGGATGCTCAAGGTTGCCGTTAAACCTCTTTTCATCTTTATGTACTGGGTATACGAACACACAGGAAGCTGGGTGTTGTCCATTGTTATACTCACTTTCCTTCTGAGGCTTGTCTTCTTCCCATTAAACTACAAGAGCACAACCTCTATGATGAAACTTCAAGAGGCTGCTCCTCAGCTTGAAAAAATAAAGAAGAAATACAAGGATGACCCTGTAAAGATGCAACAGGAGATGATGAAACTCTACTCAGAAATAGGGTTCAACCCTATGAGTGGCTGTTTACCTATACTTGTCCAGATACCTGTATTTTTTGCCCTTTACAAGGTCCTCATAATCACCGTTGACCTTAAGCTTTCGGGAATGCTGTGGATACACTCCCTTGCAGACAAAGACCCCTTCTATATACTACCTGTGATTATGGGACTCACGATGATACTACAGCAGAAGTTCACTCCCAATCCTGACCCAAAACAAAACCTGATAATGTACATATCAGCTGTTGCCTTCACCTTTCTGTTTGCCAACTTCCCCTCCGGACTTGTCCTTTACTGGACCGTAAACAACATACTGAACATAGGACAGAACTACCTAATAAAGAACGTGATTCTCAAGAAGAGATAA
- the atpE gene encoding ATP synthase F0 subunit C: protein MKGKALAILTALTPALTFAAEGAAGGSSDRALFYGLLALAAGLAIGLAALGTGIGMGHAVRGTQEGIARNPNVGGRLQTIMFIGLAFIETLALYALLFSIVFVFTGIFTGKAGF, encoded by the coding sequence ATGAAAGGCAAGGCGCTCGCAATTTTAACTGCCCTTACACCGGCACTCACCTTTGCCGCAGAAGGAGCTGCAGGTGGTTCTTCAGACAGAGCACTCTTTTACGGACTTCTCGCTCTCGCAGCAGGTTTAGCCATAGGTCTGGCAGCGCTGGGAACTGGTATAGGAATGGGGCACGCCGTCAGGGGAACTCAGGAAGGCATAGCCAGGAACCCCAACGTCGGTGGAAGGCTCCAAACCATAATGTTCATAGGCTTGGCATTTATTGAAACTCTTGCTCTTTACGCTCTACTTTTCTCTATAGTATTCGTATTTACAGGTATATTTACCGGAAAGGCGGGCTTCTGA
- the rpmH gene encoding 50S ribosomal protein L34: MPEALKPHISNRKKKRKSGFLARMKSRAGRKVIKRRRQKGRKRLAP; encoded by the coding sequence ATGCCTGAGGCTTTAAAGCCGCACATCTCCAACAGAAAGAAAAAGAGGAAAAGTGGTTTCCTCGCCAGGATGAAGAGCAGGGCTGGCAGGAAGGTAATCAAGAGGAGAAGGCAAAAGGGGAGAAAGAGGCTGGCACCTTAG
- the yidD gene encoding membrane protein insertion efficiency factor YidD — MSWFLIKLLRFWQLFVSPLYPPSCKYHPTCSEYAALAIEKHGALKGSLKAFWRILRCNPWSKGGVDIP; from the coding sequence ATGAGTTGGTTTTTGATAAAACTGCTTAGGTTTTGGCAGCTCTTTGTGTCTCCCCTCTATCCGCCAAGCTGTAAATACCACCCTACCTGTTCAGAGTACGCAGCCCTTGCTATAGAAAAACATGGAGCTTTGAAAGGCTCGCTTAAAGCTTTTTGGAGGATTTTAAGGTGCAATCCCTGGTCTAAAGGAGGTGTGGATATACCTTGA
- a CDS encoding KpsF/GutQ family sugar-phosphate isomerase: MNPEDVLSRAKRVIKEEIEGLERLKTGLDENFVRAVELILNCKGKVIVTGIGKSGHVARKIASTLASTGTPAHFLHPSEALHGDLGVIDKGDVVIAISNSGESAEVVQLLPYIKMLGNPLIAITNRRDSTLAKYSDVHLYLNVDKEACPLQLAPTTSSTATLVLGDALAMTLLELKGFTERDFALRHPGGTLGRKLRLVRDLYHTGEELPVVREDTPMKEVVLEITSKGFGATAVVDSSGRLTGIITDGDLRRFVKRGGDLNSSLARDVMTPNPKTTRAEEMALEALRRMEEHKITVLIVVNGEGKPEGIIHLHDILRAEINL; the protein is encoded by the coding sequence ATGAACCCAGAAGATGTACTGAGCAGGGCAAAGAGGGTAATAAAAGAGGAGATAGAGGGTTTAGAGAGATTAAAAACAGGTCTGGACGAAAACTTTGTTAGGGCTGTTGAACTTATACTGAACTGTAAAGGCAAGGTTATCGTTACAGGTATAGGCAAGTCAGGGCATGTGGCACGGAAGATAGCTTCAACCCTTGCAAGTACTGGGACGCCAGCCCACTTCCTCCACCCTTCCGAAGCTCTTCACGGAGACCTCGGTGTTATAGACAAAGGAGATGTTGTTATCGCCATATCCAACAGTGGGGAATCCGCAGAGGTCGTCCAGCTTTTACCTTACATAAAGATGCTTGGCAACCCCCTTATAGCTATAACAAACCGCAGAGATTCAACCTTAGCCAAGTACAGTGATGTTCACCTGTACCTTAACGTGGATAAGGAAGCCTGTCCACTCCAGCTTGCACCCACCACATCATCCACAGCTACCCTGGTCCTCGGAGATGCCCTTGCGATGACCCTACTTGAACTCAAGGGGTTTACTGAAAGGGATTTTGCCCTCAGACATCCCGGCGGGACATTAGGAAGGAAACTGAGACTTGTAAGAGACCTTTACCACACAGGGGAGGAACTCCCCGTTGTCAGGGAGGATACCCCTATGAAGGAGGTTGTCCTTGAGATAACTTCAAAGGGTTTTGGAGCAACAGCGGTAGTTGACAGTTCGGGAAGGCTTACAGGGATAATAACCGATGGTGACCTAAGAAGGTTCGTAAAGCGAGGGGGAGACTTAAACTCAAGCCTTGCAAGAGATGTCATGACTCCGAATCCAAAAACTACAAGGGCGGAGGAGATGGCTCTGGAAGCGTTGAGAAGAATGGAAGAACACAAGATAACAGTACTCATAGTTGTCAACGGCGAGGGAAAGCCGGAGGGGATAATCCATCTCCATGACATACTCAGAGCCGAGATAAACCTTTAG
- the rlmB gene encoding 23S rRNA (guanosine(2251)-2'-O)-methyltransferase RlmB — MSEFVIWGRNPIIEALRAGREVEKIYVAHDSHPPRELMKLAKERGIKLQKVSRQKVEELAGTKKTQGVIALLSPVSYVNPRELFSETFKRSSFFVVIDHITDPQNVGNLLRTCEVLGGVGALLSKEKTTPVNQTVIKASSGAVFHLKLSKVSSLHRALREFKDMGGWVFSIEKGGKDIRDLQIVLPCALVLGSEDKGVSKSVLDISDEVLTIPMRGRTTSLNVGAAGAIAMWEAVRRVI, encoded by the coding sequence ATGTCCGAGTTTGTAATCTGGGGAAGAAACCCGATAATAGAAGCCCTCCGGGCTGGGAGGGAAGTTGAGAAGATATACGTTGCCCACGACTCCCATCCGCCAAGGGAACTTATGAAGCTTGCTAAGGAAAGGGGAATAAAGCTCCAGAAGGTTTCACGCCAGAAGGTTGAGGAGCTTGCCGGGACAAAGAAAACCCAGGGTGTTATCGCCCTTCTTAGCCCTGTATCCTACGTGAACCCTCGGGAGTTGTTTTCTGAAACCTTTAAAAGAAGTTCCTTCTTCGTGGTTATAGACCACATAACGGACCCTCAAAACGTAGGAAACCTGTTAAGGACCTGTGAGGTTCTTGGCGGAGTTGGTGCTCTCCTATCAAAGGAAAAAACCACACCTGTAAATCAGACCGTAATAAAAGCTTCCTCGGGAGCCGTCTTTCACCTTAAACTCTCAAAGGTTTCAAGCTTGCATAGGGCTTTGAGGGAATTCAAAGATATGGGCGGCTGGGTTTTCTCCATAGAAAAGGGGGGCAAAGATATAAGGGACCTCCAGATAGTTCTCCCCTGCGCACTCGTTTTAGGCTCAGAAGACAAAGGGGTTTCAAAAAGCGTTCTTGATATCTCAGACGAGGTACTCACCATACCTATGAGGGGCAGGACGACCTCTCTGAACGTGGGAGCGGCAGGGGCTATAGCGATGTGGGAGGCTGTCAGGAGGGTGATTTAA
- the hemE gene encoding uroporphyrinogen decarboxylase, translated as MKNDLLLRAIRKEPIERFPVWLMRQAGRYMREYRDLRAREENFLSFCKNVELAVKVSLLPLELLGVDAIIIFSDILVPLESIGVKVDFVEGEGPRLEWSGKVSELKRYNPEDNAFVYEIIRNVKEAQDEVPVIGFAGAPFTLASYVIEGSSSRDFRKTKLFMWEREYDFKKLMEILSETLYRYILKQIEAGADVVQLFDSWTNYLSRNDYEEYVFPYVRELINRIKSKTDTPLIYFFKGSSSFIDLAKQTQADVLSVDWSVDLSLEAVRNDKVLQGNLEPSVLYAKEETIKFKTLELLNGIPRKTGYIFNLGHGLAPDMEFDKVKFLVDTVKGFRIN; from the coding sequence ATGAAGAACGACCTCCTTTTGAGGGCTATAAGGAAGGAGCCTATAGAGCGTTTTCCTGTTTGGCTGATGCGTCAGGCGGGCAGGTACATGAGAGAGTACAGAGACCTCAGAGCCCGCGAGGAGAACTTCCTAAGCTTCTGCAAGAATGTTGAGCTTGCAGTAAAGGTTTCCCTTTTACCTCTGGAACTCCTCGGAGTTGATGCGATAATAATCTTCTCGGATATACTCGTGCCCTTAGAGTCAATAGGTGTGAAGGTTGATTTTGTTGAGGGGGAGGGTCCAAGGTTAGAGTGGAGCGGGAAGGTCTCAGAGCTTAAAAGGTACAACCCAGAGGATAACGCCTTCGTTTATGAGATTATCAGGAATGTCAAAGAGGCTCAGGATGAGGTTCCCGTTATAGGCTTTGCAGGAGCACCCTTTACCCTTGCAAGTTATGTGATAGAGGGAAGCTCAAGCAGAGATTTCAGAAAAACCAAACTCTTTATGTGGGAGAGGGAGTATGACTTCAAGAAGCTTATGGAGATTCTCAGCGAGACCCTGTACAGGTATATACTAAAGCAGATAGAAGCCGGAGCGGACGTTGTTCAACTATTTGATAGCTGGACGAATTACTTGAGCAGGAACGATTATGAGGAGTATGTATTTCCCTACGTGCGGGAGCTGATAAACAGGATAAAGTCTAAGACGGATACACCACTTATTTACTTTTTTAAGGGCTCATCCTCTTTTATAGACCTTGCGAAGCAGACCCAAGCTGATGTTCTCTCCGTTGACTGGAGTGTTGACCTGTCCTTAGAAGCGGTCAGGAATGATAAAGTTTTGCAGGGCAACCTTGAGCCGAGCGTCCTTTACGCAAAGGAAGAGACCATAAAATTTAAGACTCTTGAACTTCTGAACGGAATCCCCCGTAAGACTGGATACATATTTAACCTTGGACATGGGCTCGCTCCCGATATGGAGTTTGATAAGGTTAAGTTCCTTGTTGATACTGTTAAAGGTTTTAGAATTAATTGA